The sequence GGATAGGTTGTTGGGTATTTCAACATTGGTTCCGGAGATGTCCATTTCGGCATTCATTTGTTCCAGTTGCCCCTTAAGTTGAGGGGACAATAAGCTGTTGAAATCTATAGAGATGCCATCACCAGTGCAGGTGACTTCATATTCCAGTTCCATCTGGTCTTTTGGTTTGGTGCCACCGGCTTTTACGTTCATGGTTGCAACGGTATTGCCGCCACTATTTTCCACTTTAATTACCTTGTACTCCGTAGTGCCGCTGGGTTTATCCTTTTTATCGTAGAGGTTATAGCTGAATTTGGCCCCCGCTGTCATTGGGTAGAACGTGCTACAATTGTCTTGGGCATTGGTAAAGTTTAGGCCAATTACACATAACAGACCAAAAAGAAATTGCTTTTTCATAATAGTGCTTATTGTTTTATAAATTCAACTCTTCTGTTCTGGGCTTTCCCATCAGCGGTATTGTTGTCACCAACAGGTTCAGATTCTCCCTTGCCTTCAAAAAGCAGTCTGTCCGAAGAAATCCCATAAACCGATACGAGTGCATTTTTAACAGCTTCTGCCCTTTTCTTTGATAGGGTAAGATTGTTTTCATCCGAACCATCCGAATCGGTATGACCAACTATTTTTAAGGCCATACTTTCCTCTTGTTGCAGTACTTGGGATACTTGTCGGATAATGCCCATAGACTGTGGTTGTATATTTGCCAAACCTGATTCGAACAAGATTCCGTTTGTAGAGATTTTCCCTTCGGATATCAATTTTCTTCTTAGGTCCACTCCACCTTCGGCAACCTTTAAATTTGAAATGAATAAGCGTTCTTTACTATCTTTGAATCCTCTAGGCTCAAATTTTAGCGTTGTAATCTTTCCTTCGGATACCAATCTCGGAACATCGATATATTTATTTTCATTCACCCAAAGCCTGAAACGTTTTCCATTTACCGCTACGGAAATATGGACTTTCTGTAAAACATCTTTTCTGATGTCGGCAGTAACTGTATTGTTCACCGTGTTCTTGCCCTCAATATTGT is a genomic window of Flagellimonas sp. CMM7 containing:
- a CDS encoding DUF3108 domain-containing protein — its product is MKKQFLFGLLCVIGLNFTNAQDNCSTFYPMTAGAKFSYNLYDKKDKPSGTTEYKVIKVENSGGNTVATMNVKAGGTKPKDQMELEYEVTCTGDGISIDFNSLLSPQLKGQLEQMNAEMDISGTNVEIPNNLSVDQELADGELIVAMSMSGIKMNTEVKTTDRKVIGKESVTTPAGTFDCYVLASTISSKAMMAKMTFTDKVWLAKDIGIVKQETFNKKGKLSSRMELASFSK